The Trypanosoma brucei brucei TREU927 chromosome 9, whole genome shotgun sequence genome includes a window with the following:
- a CDS encoding transport protein particle, which produces MLNRDGTRSNRSSVRLTSDEGKVSLSAFSFLFSELCTRAHSTPTKARDIEEIEQRLTSLGAIVGAKLMMLSSLKDPLELQRRPTTIDEALKLLQEKFWTRWFGKAANDLQQEGESTRYFLVDSNPMVLQHVYPSPEYMDSEGQWSINYASFMGGIVEGALRAVGFDADVLTYHHPEPDKPQQSIFAISFAQHVHDRERRIRD; this is translated from the coding sequence ATGCTCAACAGGGACGGTACCAGGAGCAACCGATCATCTGTGCGGTTAACCAGCGATGAGGGGAAGGTATCCCTTTCTGCATTTAGTTTTCTCTTCTCGGAGCTGTGCACTCGGGCCCATAGCACACCGACAAAGGCACGGGATATAGAGGAAATTGAACAGCGGTTGACGAGCCTCGGTGCAATTGTTGGTGCCAAGTTAATGATGTTATCCTCCCTTAAGGATCCTCTTGAGCTGCAGCGGAGACCTACAACAATTGACGAAGCTCTGAAGTTGCTGCAAGAGAAGTTCTGGACCAGATGGTTTGGCAAGGCAGCGAATGACCTGCAGCAGGAGGGCGAATCGACTCGCTACTTTCTCGTTGACAGTAATCCAATGGTGCTGCAGCATGTTTATCCGTCTCCTGAGTATATGGATAGTGAAGGGCAATGGAGCATTAATTACGCTAGTTTTATGGGTGGCATCGTTGAAGGAGCGTTAAGGGCTGTTGGGTTTGACGCCGATGTGCTCACATATCACCACCCGGAACCCGACAAACCACAACAATCCATTTTTGCCATTTCCTTTGCCCAGCATGTACACGACCGAGAAAGGAGAATACGTGACTGA
- a CDS encoding hypothetical protein, conserved (weak similarity to ATP synthase a chain (EC 3.6.3.14) (ATPase protein 6). (Swiss-Prot:P24499) (Trypanosoma brucei brucei;)) gives MIYMYTLGAKGCKLECLPHESVCLFIYIYLYIYFQKKKTMDEFLYSSPCLHTGLGWMVVYLREFDMRGIFLSLVMRTCAIFFLLLLLLLFSLLFFFICSLHLFFIFSFLFSFLSFFYFFNSFIILLFDLFFFFFLFWKESTVREEKKILLFVEIASLFSFSFFFFHILLLSLLLLLLLFSLIYRSFFLLFLPSCRVGCLVCVFFYLILFLL, from the coding sequence atgatatatatgtatacactGGGTGCAAAAGGTTGTAAATTAGAGTGCTTGCCGCATGaaagtgtttgtttgtttatatatatttatttatatatatactttcaaaaaaaaaaaacaatggatGAGTTTTTATATTCCAGCCCATGTTTACACACGGGTTTGGGGTGGATGGTGGTATACTTAAGGGAGTTTGATATGCGAGGAATATTCCTGTCGCTAGTTATGAGGACATGTGCGAtatttttcctgttgttgttgttgttgttgttttcccttcttttttttttcatttgttccctccatctcttcttcatcttttcttttcttttctcatttctttccttcttctacTTCTTCAACTCTTTCATAATTCTGCTTTTTgatctgtttttctttttttttttgttttggaaaGAGTCCACTGTgcgtgaagaaaaaaaaattctccttTTTGTCGAAattgcttctcttttttctttttcttttttcttttttcatattttattgttatcattattattattgttgttgttgttttcattaaTTTACCGTAGTTTCTTTCTATTATTCCTTCCCTCTTGTAGGGTTGGCTGCTtggtttgtgttttcttttatcttattttatttttactttaa
- a CDS encoding 60S ribosomal protein L31, whose translation MTRAGFKGKVLGKEKKLALLEARKKAAEARKSRDDRRWKRVLAKMDPEKRKKYHGVGNTAEHSRVRGCTRASLFKRTGRKPDNIVMEASIHLSKLLKKRTFHKRAPIAIKRIRSFVGKLMKTKDNRIDASLNTFIWHKGVKGVPGRVRVRVERKSETMEGGKRKHFYTVISHIPVPSFKNLTTKVIEQ comes from the coding sequence ATGACTCGCGCTGGATTTAAGGGTAAGGTGCTCggtaaggaaaagaaacttgcGCTGCTTGAGGCCCGAAAGAAGGCGGCTGAAGCTCGCAAGTCACGCGATGACCGCCGTTGGAAGCGCGTGTTGGCGAAAATGGACCCCGAGAAACGCAAAAAGTACCACGGCGTGGGAAATACGGCTGAACACTCTCGTGTCCGCGGTTGCACACGCGCATCACTTTTCAAGAGAACTGGTCGCAAACCCGATAACATCGTAATGGAAGCGTCCATTCATCTCTCAAAGCTtctgaagaagaggacatTCCACAAACGCGCACCCATCGCTATTAAACGCATTCGCTCATTTGTGGGTAAACTGATGAAGACGAAGGACAACCGCATTGATGCATCCCTGAACACCTTCATTTGGCATAAGGGCGTGAAGGGTGTTCCTGGCCGAGTTCGTGTACGTGTGGAGCGCAAATCCGAGACGATGGAAGGCGGCAAACGCAAGCACTTCTACACAGTCATCTCTCACATCCCAGTTCCTAGCTTCAAGAACCTGACAACTAAGGTGATTGAGCAGTAA
- a CDS encoding 60S ribosomal protein L31 translates to MTRAGFKGKVLGKEKKLALLEARKKAAEARKSRDDRRWKRVLAKMDPEKRKKYHGVGNTAEHSRVRGCTRASLFKRTGRKPDNIVMEASIHLSKLLKKRTFHKRAPIAIKRIRSFVGKLMKTKDNRIDASLNTFIWHKGVKGVPGRVRVRVERKSETMEGGKRKHFYTVISHIPVPSFKNLTTKVIEQ, encoded by the coding sequence ATGACTCGCGCTGGATTTAAGGGTAAGGTGCTCggcaaggaaaagaaacttgcGCTGCTTGAGGCCCGAAAGAAGGCGGCTGAAGCTCGCAAGTCACGCGATGACCGCCGTTGGAAGCGCGTGTTGGCGAAAATGGACCCCGAGAAACGCAAAAAGTACCACGGCGTGGGAAATACGGCTGAACACTCTCGTGTCCGCGGTTGCACACGTGCATCACTTTTCAAGAGAACTGGTCGCAAACCCGATAACATCGTAATGGAAGCGTCCATTCATCTCTCAAAGCTtctgaagaagaggacatTCCACAAACGCGCACCCATCGCTATTAAACGCATTCGCTCATTTGTGGGTAAACTGATGAAGACGAAGGACAACCGCATTGATGCATCCCTGAACACCTTCATTTGGCATAAGGGCGTGAAGGGTGTTCCTGGCCGAGTTCGTGTACGTGTGGAGCGCAAATCCGAGACGATGGAAGGCGGCAAACGCAAGCACTTCTACACAGTCATCTCTCACATCCCAGTTCCTAGCTTCAAGAACCTGACAACTAAGGTGATTGAGCAGTAA
- a CDS encoding replication factor C subunit 3 has product MTGEGTLSNGQPAKNSTLPWVEKYRPTTLDDVVAHEEILDTTRRLMNSGSMPHLLFYGPPGTGKTTTIKACAHHLFGKERLRANVLEMNASDDRGIDVVRQQVREFASTSSIFFQNNPGNQTVTNFKLVILDEADQMSSDAQAALRRIIEKFTKNVRFCILCNHINKIIPALQSRCTRFRFSPVKKSAMLPRLKLIAREEGVPFTDEGLISAFRLSDGDMRRCLNTMQASSMSAGEITEESVYRTTGNPTPTDVRVMVGDMLSHNYATSWEKVQQLVVDKGVSTADLVREVHLIVMAMDLPQDCKCFLLIKLADVEYYAAGGTREMINIGGVLGAFQLVKEALTQNKPIFELAGGLC; this is encoded by the coding sequence ATGACGGGAGAAGGCACACTGTCGAATGGGCAACCTGCGAAGAATAGTACACTTCCATGGGTGGAGAAGTACCGCCCCACTACACTTGATGATGTGGTGGCACATGAAGAAATCCTTGACACCACGCGTCGCTTGATGAACAGTGGTAGCATGccacatcttcttttctatGGCCCACCAGGAACcggcaaaacaacaaccattAAAGCGTGCGCTCATCACCTATTTGGAAAAGAGCGTCTGCGGGCCAACGTACTCGAGATGAACGCGTCAGATGATCGCGGTATTGATGTTGTGCGTCAGCAGGTTAGGGAGTTTGCGAGCACAAGCtctatattttttcaaaacaaCCCCGGAAACCAAACGGTAACGAATTTCAAACTCGTTATTCTTGATGAGGCTGACCAGATGTCCAGTGATGCGCAGGCCGCCTTACGCCGCATCATTGAAAAATTTACGAAAAACGTACGATTCTGCATATTGTGCAATCACATCAACAAAATCATACCAGCCCTACAGTCGCGGTGCACGCGGTTTCGCTTCTCTCCTGTGAAAAAATCAGCGATGCTTCCCCGCCTGAAGTTAATTGCCAGGGAAGAAGGTGTTCCCTTCACTGACGAGGGTTTGATATCTGCATTTCGACTTAGTGATGGCGATATGCGGCGTTGTTTGAATACTATGCAGGCCTCCTCTATGTCAGCAGGGGAAATTACAGAAGAGTCTGTGTATCGCACAACTGGCAACCCAACACCTACGGATGTGCGAGTAATGGTGGGAGACATGCTGTCGCATAATTACGCCACATCATGGGAGAAGGTGCAGCAGCTGGTAGTGGACAAGGGCGTGTCAACGGCAGATCTGGTGAGGGAAGTGCACCTTATCGTGATGGCGATGGATCTCCCACAAGACTGtaaatgttttcttttgataAAACTGGCGGATGTGGAATACTACGCAGCAGGTGGTACCCGGGAGATGATCAACATTGGTGGGGTGCTTGGTGCATTTCAATTGGTGAAGGAAGCACTTACCCAAAATAAACCTATCTTTGAGCTCGCAGGTGGCCTGTGCTGA